From a single Microcoleus sp. FACHB-672 genomic region:
- a CDS encoding WD40 repeat domain-containing protein yields the protein MKLLPSDSFTIKTEYPLPAVIDKLNAQIEPPKAIRWSISRNHAPYEGTINDSGFDIRRIIHYRNSFLPKIRGRFEPLSQGTLIHVTLRVPTFIIAFLLFWYAVWYSISIPFFLFGALSGDVDALLAFQFVGLPVLLLFALWCAFWYEANRSRHELTQIILGEPLGNQSGKASFTGSRILMVAVIILSNVVLWHFSPLVRQRSSSIVPNYCSQKTTQSPYCNFSVVRTIKGHPTASTFTISADGKTVVSGGEDKAIKIWDLQTGQLRKTLQSDSGKIDAVAIAPDSKTVVTGSGDRMVRIWDITSNQRPQILKGHSSDIRQVEISSDGKTIISSAYDELKMWDLTTGKLKTTLPNSSPTEFTIGSVSIKTGPPPFYPLAISSAGKIALVELDSELVVWDLATNRQRVLSKQWNFESIGTSRISLDGQTVVTTSFSSKPINLKVWDLKTGKVKARTKLNLSPNENHLSNITLSQDRIIAGTYKGLTVWNLQTAELEAILDKHKMSNLVISSDGKLLAGMIGDPYSRNSQIKILQRP from the coding sequence GTGAAACTCTTACCTTCTGATAGCTTTACCATTAAAACCGAATATCCCTTGCCGGCTGTCATCGACAAGCTAAATGCCCAAATCGAACCTCCAAAGGCAATACGATGGAGTATTTCTCGCAATCATGCTCCCTATGAAGGCACGATCAATGATTCGGGATTTGATATCCGTCGCATTATTCACTACCGAAACTCATTTTTACCAAAGATCCGGGGGCGATTTGAGCCGTTATCTCAGGGAACACTTATTCATGTCACCCTGCGGGTGCCTACCTTTATCATCGCTTTCTTACTTTTTTGGTATGCAGTCTGGTACAGCATTTCGATCCCGTTTTTTCTGTTCGGGGCGTTATCTGGGGATGTGGATGCCTTACTAGCCTTCCAATTTGTAGGACTGCCGGTTCTTCTATTATTTGCCTTGTGGTGCGCCTTTTGGTACGAAGCAAATCGCAGCCGGCACGAATTAACCCAAATTATTTTAGGAGAACCACTCGGTAATCAGTCAGGTAAAGCCTCTTTCACCGGCTCGCGGATTCTAATGGTAGCCGTCATTATTCTCTCGAACGTTGTCCTTTGGCACTTTTCCCCCCTTGTTCGACAAAGATCGTCTTCTATCGTCCCGAACTATTGTTCTCAAAAGACAACCCAGTCCCCTTACTGCAATTTCTCCGTTGTTCGCACCATAAAAGGACATCCCACAGCCTCTACCTTTACAATCAGTGCTGATGGTAAAACCGTGGTTAGTGGTGGGGAAGATAAGGCAATTAAAATCTGGGATTTGCAAACGGGACAGTTAAGAAAAACACTTCAAAGCGATTCAGGTAAAATAGATGCTGTCGCAATCGCTCCCGATAGCAAAACCGTCGTCACCGGCAGTGGAGATCGCATGGTTCGCATCTGGGATATTACCTCAAACCAGCGGCCCCAGATCCTCAAGGGACATTCTAGCGATATCCGTCAGGTCGAGATTTCATCTGATGGAAAAACCATTATTAGTAGCGCTTATGATGAACTTAAAATGTGGGATCTGACAACCGGCAAGCTAAAAACAACATTGCCTAATTCGTCTCCAACAGAGTTCACAATTGGTTCAGTTTCGATCAAAACTGGGCCTCCACCTTTTTATCCCCTAGCCATCAGTTCCGCTGGCAAAATAGCATTGGTTGAATTGGACAGCGAACTGGTTGTGTGGGATTTGGCGACAAACCGGCAAAGAGTTCTTTCAAAACAATGGAATTTTGAATCGATTGGCACTTCACGTATCAGTTTGGATGGACAAACAGTCGTCACCACTTCATTTTCTAGCAAACCAATCAATCTGAAAGTATGGGATCTAAAAACAGGAAAGGTTAAGGCACGTACAAAGCTGAATTTATCTCCGAACGAAAATCATCTCTCTAACATTACCCTCAGTCAAGATCGCATCATTGCCGGCACTTACAAGGGGCTGACAGTGTGGAATCTGCAAACAGCCGAATTAGAAGCCATTCTGGACAAACATAAGATGAGTAATTTAGTGATTAGTTCTGATGGCAAATTATTAGCCGGGATGATCGGTGATCCATACTCTCGCAATAGTCAAATTAAAATATTGCAGCGTCCATAA
- a CDS encoding IS630 transposase-related protein, translating to MPVPYSYDLRTKAIEAFKRGQRKSEICRLLQISRNSLDLWLKKEKETGDYQASTNRQKGRPPKIKDESKFEKFIEEHKELTQGRMAELWGENLTQQNVSYACKKLGITRKNLRVSRKR from the coding sequence ATGCCAGTTCCCTATAGTTATGATCTGCGAACAAAAGCCATTGAGGCGTTCAAGAGAGGACAAAGAAAAAGCGAAATATGTCGTTTGCTACAAATTAGCCGCAATAGCTTAGACTTGTGGCTAAAAAAAGAAAAAGAAACCGGAGACTATCAAGCCAGCACAAACAGACAAAAAGGCAGACCCCCCAAAATCAAAGATGAGTCAAAGTTTGAAAAGTTTATTGAAGAACATAAAGAGCTGACTCAAGGGAGAATGGCCGAATTATGGGGAGAGAATTTAACTCAACAAAATGTAAGCTATGCGTGTAAAAAGCTAGGCATTACTCGAAAAAACTTACGGGTATCAAGAAAGAGATGA
- a CDS encoding transposase codes for MSEVDEEKIVYVDEAGFDEREYYPYGYSPKGERCHALKPGRKRERSNWISALKAGRLLAPLTFVGGCHRDLVEAWLAQSLVPHLERGDTALLRDMRYTQGNIKGIENHNETVLSRFARKNSQCLR; via the coding sequence ATGTCAGAAGTGGATGAAGAAAAAATAGTTTATGTCGATGAAGCAGGATTTGATGAGCGAGAATACTATCCCTATGGTTATAGCCCTAAAGGGGAAAGATGTCACGCGCTTAAACCCGGAAGAAAAAGAGAGAGAAGTAATTGGATTAGTGCGTTAAAAGCTGGGAGGTTATTAGCGCCTTTAACATTTGTTGGAGGGTGTCATCGAGATTTGGTTGAGGCTTGGCTCGCGCAAAGTCTAGTGCCTCACTTAGAAAGAGGAGATACAGCGCTTTTGAGAGATATGAGGTACACTCAAGGGAACATTAAAGGTATTGAGAATCATAATGAAACCGTACTCAGTAGATTTGCGAGAAAAAATAGTCAATGCTTACG